In Neofelis nebulosa isolate mNeoNeb1 chromosome 10, mNeoNeb1.pri, whole genome shotgun sequence, one DNA window encodes the following:
- the CRTAM gene encoding cytotoxic and regulatory T-cell molecule isoform X1, with product MTTARHSMWWRLCSLLACFPLQEAFLTNHTETVTVEEGQTLTLKCVVSQGKTTSLQWLAPSGFTIFLNEHPALKNPKYQLLHHSAHQLSIRVLNVSQQDEGVYKCLRYGSSVRTKEVKVIVTATPSAPILEASVTRMQNGKEHVTLKCSTVRSKPPPQISWILGNDLELYGETHHEFETDGKKCNSSSILRVHTYSKNSTVDCIIRHKGLQGRKLVAPFRFEDMVTDRETASDALEKNSPSSADPQQPTSTVAVVEDSNTTEIDKEEKNQTAQDPDLTTETNLQYVGVIRRKNGILLLTLVSFLIFILFIIVQLFIMKLRKAHVIWKKESEISEHTLESYKSRSNNEETSSQEKKDQPFHSKSYMNYITRLYSEAKTKRKDDSRSSKFKGEPAHIPETIV from the exons ATGACAACAGCACGGCACAGTATGTGGTGGAGACTTTGCAGCTTGCTGGCTTGCTTCCCCTTACAAG AAGCCTTTCTGACCAACCACACAGAAACAGTCACCGTGGAGGAAGGCCAGACGCTCACTCTCAAATGTGTCGTTTCTCAGGGGAAGACCACATCCCTGCAGTGGCTGGCCCCATCAGGgttcaccatttttttaaatgagcatccTG ctttaaaaaatcccaaataccaGCTTCTGCATCACTCCGCCCATCAGCTCTCCATCCGCGTGCTTAATGTCAGCCAGCAAGATGAAGGCGTGTACAAGTGTTTACGATACGGCAGCTCCGTGAGAACAAAGGAAGTAAAAGTGATCGTGACAG CAACTCCTTCCGCACCAATCCTGGAAGCTTCAGTTACCAGaatgcaaaatggaaaagaacacgTTACACTTAAATGCTCCACCGTGAGAAGTAAGCCCCCTCCGCAGATAAGTTGGATTTTAGGGAACGACCTAGAGCTCTACG GTGAAACCCACCATGAATTTGAAACCGATGGGAAGAAATGTAACAGCAGCAGCATCCTCAGAGTCCACACGTACAGCAAAAACTCAACAGTGGACTGCATTATCCGACACAAAGGTCTACAAGGAAGAAAACTGGTGGCACCATTCCGATTTGAAGATATGG TTACTGATCGAGAGACAGCTTCAGATGCCCTGGAGAAAAACTCTCCATCGTCTGCAGACCCTCAGCAGCCCACTAGCACTG TTGCAGTAGTGGAAGATTCTAATACAACAGAGAttgacaaggaagagaaaaaccaaacCGCTCAAGATCCTGACTTAACCACTG AAACAAATCTTCAGTACGTGGGGGTGATAAGGAGGAAAAATGGCATTCTGCTGCTCACCCTGGTCTCCTTTCTCATCTTCATACTCTTCATCATCGTCCAGCTCTTCATAATGAAGCTTCGGAAAGCACACGTGATATGGAAAAAAG agagtGAAATTTCAGAACACACGCTGGAAAGTTACAAATCGAGGTCAAATAATGAAGAAACATCATCCCAAGAGAAAAAGGACCAAC ctttccaCTCGAAGAGCTACATGAACTACATCACACGGTTGTACTCTGAAGCAAAAACAAAGCGGAAAGACGATTCACGGAGTTCGAAATTCAAAGGAGAGCCCGCTCACATACCAGAGACCATTGTGTAA
- the CRTAM gene encoding cytotoxic and regulatory T-cell molecule isoform X2, with translation MTTARHSMWWRLCSLLACFPLQEAFLTNHTETVTVEEGQTLTLKCVVSQGKTTSLQWLAPSGFTIFLNEHPALKNPKYQLLHHSAHQLSIRVLNVSQQDEGVYKCLRYGSSVRTKEVKVIVTGETHHEFETDGKKCNSSSILRVHTYSKNSTVDCIIRHKGLQGRKLVAPFRFEDMVTDRETASDALEKNSPSSADPQQPTSTVAVVEDSNTTEIDKEEKNQTAQDPDLTTETNLQYVGVIRRKNGILLLTLVSFLIFILFIIVQLFIMKLRKAHVIWKKESEISEHTLESYKSRSNNEETSSQEKKDQPFHSKSYMNYITRLYSEAKTKRKDDSRSSKFKGEPAHIPETIV, from the exons ATGACAACAGCACGGCACAGTATGTGGTGGAGACTTTGCAGCTTGCTGGCTTGCTTCCCCTTACAAG AAGCCTTTCTGACCAACCACACAGAAACAGTCACCGTGGAGGAAGGCCAGACGCTCACTCTCAAATGTGTCGTTTCTCAGGGGAAGACCACATCCCTGCAGTGGCTGGCCCCATCAGGgttcaccatttttttaaatgagcatccTG ctttaaaaaatcccaaataccaGCTTCTGCATCACTCCGCCCATCAGCTCTCCATCCGCGTGCTTAATGTCAGCCAGCAAGATGAAGGCGTGTACAAGTGTTTACGATACGGCAGCTCCGTGAGAACAAAGGAAGTAAAAGTGATCGTGACAG GTGAAACCCACCATGAATTTGAAACCGATGGGAAGAAATGTAACAGCAGCAGCATCCTCAGAGTCCACACGTACAGCAAAAACTCAACAGTGGACTGCATTATCCGACACAAAGGTCTACAAGGAAGAAAACTGGTGGCACCATTCCGATTTGAAGATATGG TTACTGATCGAGAGACAGCTTCAGATGCCCTGGAGAAAAACTCTCCATCGTCTGCAGACCCTCAGCAGCCCACTAGCACTG TTGCAGTAGTGGAAGATTCTAATACAACAGAGAttgacaaggaagagaaaaaccaaacCGCTCAAGATCCTGACTTAACCACTG AAACAAATCTTCAGTACGTGGGGGTGATAAGGAGGAAAAATGGCATTCTGCTGCTCACCCTGGTCTCCTTTCTCATCTTCATACTCTTCATCATCGTCCAGCTCTTCATAATGAAGCTTCGGAAAGCACACGTGATATGGAAAAAAG agagtGAAATTTCAGAACACACGCTGGAAAGTTACAAATCGAGGTCAAATAATGAAGAAACATCATCCCAAGAGAAAAAGGACCAAC ctttccaCTCGAAGAGCTACATGAACTACATCACACGGTTGTACTCTGAAGCAAAAACAAAGCGGAAAGACGATTCACGGAGTTCGAAATTCAAAGGAGAGCCCGCTCACATACCAGAGACCATTGTGTAA